The window AGCTATTCAGGTAACAAATACTACAGTTACTGCTAATACAGACATCCAAAAGTTACACATTGAGAACCAAAAAAGAATACACACTCCTAAATAGGAGGTAAGTCAGGTGGTTTTAGAAAgtgttcctcctcctccaggaaaaCTAGCTGGTATTAAAGTACTTTATTAGAATACAGTTTAATAAAAGACATTGCTGATATGATTCAAGTAGACACTTCTCTGATCCTTGGTTTACTGCAGGCGAAGAATTAGACTGTGCATAACAAAACAATTTTTGATTCATGCTTAAGTACCACTATTTTCTCTGAAGGCTTAGCAACTAACCAAACCATAAAAACATACACCTACACTTGAGTCTAGATATTCTGATTCAGTTTATGTGTTTTTGGTCCATTGTCATTGAGTAGCAATAATTAATACTTCTATATATGAGAATATTCTTTGTGCCAGCCACTATGATATgtgttttgaatttattataaacTCAAATAGCCAGGGAGTACCAGTGTGTAGCAGATACTGTATTTGCACTTTTTACAGCAACTATTATTACATACAAATCATGTAGTGATTCAGATGGATAAAACAACCTATAAGAGTAATTCAGACATTGATTTCATAGCTTTAGTCCactgatttaaatttttctctcatcACTAAACATCcagttaaagaattaaaatttcaagTATCATTGTGAGAGATTGTATATTTGTTCTTATTTGGTTATATTACTTTTGTATTGCTTGGTGGAAGAAATTCCTTTAGTACTgtttaatgaaatttattttctgttataagACACAGATGTTGGAAAAACATAggatcttaatattttaataatagatttgGGGAAACTATTGAAAAAGGccaattcattatttttcccctactttaaaattttcaggtggatattttaataatagacCAGTCTATGTGTGGGAATTTGTAACATTGCAGTGATGATTAACTTGAAAATTTTTCTATTATAGACTCTGTTTTTTCCAAAGATTGACTTTGCCTCACCATCAACAAACTCTTCATCTAAGATTGGTTCCTGGGTGTCATATGTTTACAAGTCAGTGGGAATTAAGCGCATCTCATACATGCTGAAAAgccaaataagaaaatgtattccTTCTCTTAACAGTTCTAATTTAACTTGTAAGTTAAATTCAGTGttagttttcaaaattctttaaatgtttaattacaGAACACAGTAGCAGAGATAATCAGAGTAATAAATGATCGAAGGTTTTTAGAAAGTATTTGAACATACCATCTAAGATTTAATATGACTTAATTGCAGAACGTGTGAAAAGCCCCAGTACATGTGTGTGGAGTTCCTTTAGTCGATTTAAATGAATGTTGCAGCAGTTACTAAATTGCATTTTACATATACTCAGAAAGAGTTTGACTTGTCTGGCATGCATTTGTGTTTTAATGGTGAGTATATTTCCAAAGACAGAGATTTGAGCAATATGGGGAATTGCAGAGCTTCTTTGGATGCCAGAATAATTATTTCCTCTCATCATTGGAAACAttcctgagggttttttttgctATCACTGTAGAGTCTGGAATTTGAGTTAAGTGTCTCCACTGATAATGTTTAGAGGACAGAAACAAAAGTGACGGTTTCATGCAGATACAGTTATAGATATGTAGCCTTTGACTTTGCTGTTAATTATCAATTTTCCTTAATTTGCATAATATAcctttcattttagattttttttttaaaagaaggactTAGATATGAAAAATATCTAAGATTGATTCTTTACGGTATGCATACAAAAGGCACATAAGAAAGAGCATGTCATACCTTTGCCCTATAGTTTGGAAAGTTATTTAAGTATTTTGTAAGCAAATATTTTACTCTACTTTCTGGTTGTGAATTTTATGAGAAATTTATGAATAGCATGATAGTCTGTCAGCATGTTCATATAACTAGagttagaaattaaatataaagaataatgtTCAGCTTTTGTGAATTGCAAGTAAATAACATTCCAAATAATCCTTGTTTATAGGGATTATAGACCAAGAAACAATTTTCATTACAGGAAAACACATACTAAtctaatttagtttttttttttaagtatgatgtGGCATTTTCTGAGTTAAGTGTAGCTTTTAGAAATTGTTGAAGTTTTGAGTATTTGGTCTTGAGATTGAAAGATTATTTAAAGGGATAATATGTAGTatgtgagaattttaaaaatgtcccatACATTTGAAAGATTTCTAAATAGTTTATGATGTGGTTATTTTCAGTCCTATTTGGGATTTTAAGTCTGTTAAAATTAGTaatcaaatgtctttttttgtttttatgttttgaaaaggGCTAAAGCCAGTTTTTAGGTTGACTTGGgcagaaaagtgaaaagagaatGCTCCACTTTAACCGATGTCCGCATCTGAAACAAATAGCCCAGAAATGTTTTTCTAGTATACATGTTAGAACGGATAAACATGTGCAGCTGTTTCTTTCAAGAACCTTTGCACTTGCAGAATTCAGGAAGTCATGGCACTCAACCCACTCTGTTGTTGGAGACAAAAATATTATCCTGATGGGACCGCCTGGTGCTGGGAAAACAACTGTAGGCAGAATAATAGGTCAGAAACTAGGTTGTTGTGTCATCGATGTGGATGATGATATCCTTGAAAAAACCTGGAATATGAGCGTGTCTGAAAAATTACAGGATGTTGGTAATGAGCAATttttagaagaggaaggaaaagccGTGTTAAACTTCTCTGCATCTGGAAGTGTGATTTCCCTTACGGGGTCCAATCCAATGCATGATGCTAGCATGTGGCAtctgaagaaaaatggaataattgTATACCTGGATGTACCTCTAATAGATATAGTCAGCCgtctaaaattaatgaaaatagatAGGATCGTAGGTCAGAATGCTGAAATATCTCTGAAAGACTTACTTAAGTTTAGAAGACAGTATTACAAGAAGTGGTATGATACCCGTGTGTTTTGTGAAAGTGGGGCTTCCCCCGAGGAGGTAGCTGACAAAGTGCTTAAAGCAGTTAAAAGATACCAAGATGTGGACTCAGAAACATTCATTTCAACAAGACACATTTGGCCTAAAGACCGTGAACGGAAGGTTTCGACAAAATTCTTTAGTGAAGCAGTGATTGAGGGGTTAGCTTCTGATGGTGGACTCTTCGTTCCTGAGAAGGAGTTTCCAAAATTAAACTGTGGGGAGTGGAAAAGCCTAGTAGGAGCAACCTACatagaaagagcacaaatactgTTGGAAAAGTGTATACATCCTGCTGACATACCTGCTGCCAGATTGGGAGAAATGATTGAAACTGCTTACGGGGAAAACTTTGCCTGCTCAAAAATTGCCCCTGTCAGACACCTTTCAGGCAACCAGTTCATCCTGGAGTTGTTTCATGGACCAACGGGATCATTTAAAGATTTGTCTTTACAGCTTATGCCTCATCTTTTTGCACACTGTATTCCACCAAGTTGCAATTATATGATACTTGTAGCTACTTCAGGAGACACAGGGAGTGCAGTCTTAAATGGCTTTAGCCGTATTAATAAGAATGATAAGCAAAGAATAGCTGTGGCCACATTTTTTCCTGAGAACGGAGTAAGTGATTttcaaaaagcacaaataattggcagtcagaaagaaaatggatggGCAGTGGGTGTCAAGTCAGATTTTGATTTTTGCCAGACAGCTgtgaaaggaatttttaaagattctgattTTACTGGCTTCCTTATTATGGAATATGGAACAGTCTTAAGTTCAGCGAATTCCATAAACTGGGGCCGACTGCTTCCCCAAGTAGTTTATCATGCTTCTGCATATCTTGATCTTGTTAGCcaaggatttatttcttttggaagcCCAGTTGATGTCTGTATTCCCACTGGAAATTTTGGTAACATTTTAGCAGCCGTGTATGCCAAAATGATGGGAATCCCTATTCGAAAATTTATTTGTGCCTCTAATCAGAACCATGTTTTGACTGATTTTATAAAAACAGGACATTACGATTTAAGGGAGAGAAAATTAACACAGACCTTTTCACCAGCAATAGATATTCTTAAAGCTTCAAATTTGGAACGACATTTACACTTGGTGGCTGATAAGGATGGAGAATTAATGACAAAATTATTTAGTCAATTAGAAGAGCAACATCACTTCCAGATAGAGAAGATGCTAGTTGAGAAACTTCAGCAGGATTTCGTGGCTGACTGGTGCTCTGAGGGAGAGTGTCTGGCAGCCATTCATTCCACCTACAATACTTCAGGATATATTCTGGATCCACACACTGCTGTTGCAAAAGTGGTTGCAGACAGAATGCAAGATAAAACCTGCCCAGTGATTGTCTCATCTACAGCTCATTACTCCAAGTTTGCACCTGCTATCATGCAAGCTTTAAAGATTGAAGAAATCAACCATAACTCATCAAGTCAGCTTTATTTACTGAGTTCATATAATGCACTGCCTCCACCGCATGAAGCTTTATTAGAGAGAACGAAACAGCAAGAGAAGATGGAGTACCAGGTCTGTGCAGCTGATGTGAATGTCCTGAAGAGTCATGTGGAGAAACTAATACAAAGtcaattcatataaaatttttttgaataaaatatttctttctggcGATAAGCATATGATAATAAATCCCAGATGTTGATTTGGAATAcaatagcattttcatttttttttgttaatatatcTACATGTAGATCTTTTCTCTTTTCGAATTTCAATAACGTGATCTCTATAACAACATTGTACCTGCACTTGCCCATTGGAACCTTATAATCTGGAAGTGACAAAAGGGTACCATAGTGCATGGACCTTTGTGTTGCACTGTGCTTTGCACTCCTGAGGGATATATCAGTTTCCACTACCTTATCCCCACTTTTAAGTGGATCAAAATGTCTGGTATTCAcctggaaattaaatatttaagcatGGCTGTTAAGTAATACATGTGTAACCAGTACTAGTTTTCTATTGACTAGAAAGgtaatttatcattcaaatggctAACTTGTACGGAAGAAGTAGTAAGCTCACTCTTAAGATAGGGCGAGTGTTTTTACCTCTTTTCAAACTCCCGTTTTGGACTACAACTAACTACATATATCCTACACCATCCAAATTAGCTAAGTGCTCTGTCCTTGACTCCCCTTTGGATGGTTATAGTTAGGATGAGGTACTTTGAAAATCATGAAACATGATTTAAATCTAGGACGTAATAGTCAACATATAACTATTTAGTAGTGGATATAGAAGTAAAATTACTTATCTATTTCATGAGAAAAATTTTCCAAACTTCAGAGTATCTGAATAGTCTTAATAGAAGTATATTTATAGTTATAGGTAACAGTTTTTCTGTGTTATTTGGAGTCAATTGCTATATAATTTGTCTCTTTTCAATGAACATTGTCTTTTTTGACAACTGAAGTCACACAATTGATACACACATatctagattttctttctttgtagtaataataattttgacCATGATTTACATTTATGAATTTActggatattttatttctgaatataagATTGTTGCTGAAAGGATCTGTAGTGTAATGGACTACTCCCAACCACAAGATGGCATTCCTAACATAATTTGTCTTTGTTGATaacattctgtttcattttctaagAGAGCTACCTCCATGAAGAAACACATTAAAAGTTgtaaggaaaaaatttttatttttttatttttttattttattttttttaaaaacacattgtttaaattttttttattatttatttatgatagtcatacacagagagagagagaggcagagacataagcagagggagaagcaggctccatgcaccgggagcccgacgtgggattcgatcccgggtctccaggatcgcgccctgggccaaaggcaggcgccaaaccgctgcgccacccagggatcccagaaaaaatttttaaatagtctaaTGAGTGGAAacaatgtgtttaaaaaatattaaaaatca is drawn from Vulpes lagopus strain Blue_001 chromosome 8, ASM1834538v1, whole genome shotgun sequence and contains these coding sequences:
- the THNSL1 gene encoding threonine synthase-like 1, whose product is MLHFNRCPHLKQIAQKCFSSIHVRTDKHVQLFLSRTFALAEFRKSWHSTHSVVGDKNIILMGPPGAGKTTVGRIIGQKLGCCVIDVDDDILEKTWNMSVSEKLQDVGNEQFLEEEGKAVLNFSASGSVISLTGSNPMHDASMWHLKKNGIIVYLDVPLIDIVSRLKLMKIDRIVGQNAEISLKDLLKFRRQYYKKWYDTRVFCESGASPEEVADKVLKAVKRYQDVDSETFISTRHIWPKDRERKVSTKFFSEAVIEGLASDGGLFVPEKEFPKLNCGEWKSLVGATYIERAQILLEKCIHPADIPAARLGEMIETAYGENFACSKIAPVRHLSGNQFILELFHGPTGSFKDLSLQLMPHLFAHCIPPSCNYMILVATSGDTGSAVLNGFSRINKNDKQRIAVATFFPENGVSDFQKAQIIGSQKENGWAVGVKSDFDFCQTAVKGIFKDSDFTGFLIMEYGTVLSSANSINWGRLLPQVVYHASAYLDLVSQGFISFGSPVDVCIPTGNFGNILAAVYAKMMGIPIRKFICASNQNHVLTDFIKTGHYDLRERKLTQTFSPAIDILKASNLERHLHLVADKDGELMTKLFSQLEEQHHFQIEKMLVEKLQQDFVADWCSEGECLAAIHSTYNTSGYILDPHTAVAKVVADRMQDKTCPVIVSSTAHYSKFAPAIMQALKIEEINHNSSSQLYLLSSYNALPPPHEALLERTKQQEKMEYQVCAADVNVLKSHVEKLIQSQFI